Proteins encoded together in one Hymenobacter monticola window:
- the thiL gene encoding thiamine-phosphate kinase, producing MPDNLTPLNAIGEFALINRLQAGLTLRQPGSVLGIGDDAAIIRPTAGMEQVMTTDLLVEGIHFDLSFCPLRHLGYKAVAVNVSDVAAMNALPTQLVVALSVGPRFTVEAVEELYAGMRLACEAYHVDLVGGDTTASRGGLTLAVTVLGEVPAGQAARRSGGQPTDLLCVSGDLGGAFLGLQVLEREKQAFLADPETQPELANYEYVVQRQLRPEARLDIVHELRELGIQPTSMIDVSDGLASEVLHLCAASGTGARVFSEFVPLANPTLEAAAEFNLDPITCALNGGEDYELLFTVPVTDHEKIKNHPDITILGHLTDKADGANLITKTGQPIPLKAQGWTSF from the coding sequence ATGCCCGACAACCTCACGCCCCTCAACGCCATCGGCGAATTCGCTTTGATTAACCGTCTGCAAGCCGGCCTCACGCTGCGCCAGCCCGGCTCGGTGCTGGGCATCGGCGACGACGCGGCCATCATCCGGCCCACCGCCGGCATGGAGCAGGTGATGACCACCGACTTGCTGGTGGAGGGCATTCATTTCGACCTCTCGTTCTGTCCCTTGCGGCACCTGGGCTACAAGGCCGTGGCCGTGAACGTGTCGGACGTGGCGGCCATGAACGCCCTGCCCACGCAGCTGGTGGTGGCCCTTTCGGTGGGCCCGCGCTTCACCGTGGAAGCCGTGGAAGAGCTGTATGCCGGCATGCGCCTGGCCTGCGAGGCCTACCACGTGGACCTGGTGGGCGGCGACACCACCGCCAGCCGCGGCGGCCTCACCCTGGCCGTGACGGTGCTGGGCGAAGTGCCCGCCGGCCAGGCGGCGCGCCGCAGCGGCGGCCAGCCCACCGACCTGCTGTGCGTGAGCGGCGACCTGGGCGGCGCCTTCCTGGGCCTGCAGGTGCTGGAGCGCGAAAAGCAAGCCTTCCTGGCCGACCCCGAAACCCAGCCCGAGCTGGCCAACTACGAGTACGTGGTGCAGCGCCAGCTCCGCCCCGAGGCCCGGCTCGACATCGTGCACGAGCTGCGCGAGCTGGGCATCCAACCCACCAGCATGATAGACGTTTCCGACGGGCTGGCCTCGGAGGTGTTGCACTTGTGCGCGGCCAGCGGCACGGGCGCCCGGGTGTTCAGCGAGTTTGTGCCCCTGGCCAACCCCACGCTGGAGGCCGCCGCCGAGTTCAACCTCGACCCCATCACCTGCGCCCTCAACGGCGGCGAGGACTACGAGCTGCTGTTCACGGTGCCCGTTACGGACCACGAGAAAATCAAAAACCACCCCGATATCACCATTCTCGGCCACCTCACCGACAAGGCCGACGGAGCCAATCTGATAACTAAAACCGGCCAGCCCATTCCGCTGAAAGCACAGGGCTGGACCAGCTTCTAG
- a CDS encoding YybH family protein: MKSLLCSLFVAVALSSCSKAGDAVNVQTLDQDFISAWNSRDSGKITGMMADDVAFVQGNAHWKGKDEVSQKWVSATIATISNLKTSVSSSGTDANTAYEAGTFSVDVAPAAPGEPAGFGEGNYIFLWKKAADNTWKLSYAQLEDLPVQRRN, encoded by the coding sequence ATGAAATCCCTCCTTTGCAGCTTGTTTGTGGCCGTCGCGCTGAGCTCTTGTTCGAAAGCCGGCGACGCCGTGAATGTGCAAACCCTCGACCAGGACTTTATCAGCGCCTGGAACAGCCGCGACTCCGGCAAAATCACCGGCATGATGGCCGACGACGTGGCCTTTGTGCAGGGCAACGCCCACTGGAAGGGCAAAGACGAAGTGAGCCAGAAGTGGGTGAGCGCCACCATTGCCACCATCAGCAACCTGAAAACCAGCGTGAGCAGCAGCGGCACCGACGCCAACACAGCCTACGAGGCCGGCACCTTCTCGGTAGACGTGGCCCCCGCCGCACCCGGCGAGCCCGCCGGCTTTGGCGAAGGCAACTACATTTTCCTCTGGAAAAAAGCCGCCGACAATACCTGGAAGCTGAGCTACGCACAACTGGAAGACCTGCCGGTGCAGCGCCGGAATTAG
- the rlmD gene encoding 23S rRNA (uracil(1939)-C(5))-methyltransferase RlmD: MKNIPAELLRNVTIQDMVAEGKCLVRIENLVIFVSQVAPGDVVDLRVTKAKKNFLEAVPTHFHAYSELRTTPFCQHFGTCGGCKWQHLGYDSQLRFKQQQVEDTLQRIGKVALPEIQQILPSPQRTYYRNKLEYTFSFMGWLTNEQINDDTQHYDRRVLGFHTPARFDKIIDVQHCHLQPEPSNEIRLFIRDYARERDLRFGNIVRQTGNLRNLIIRTAQTTGEIMVILQCYLPHHSIEPLLDAVYEKFPQITSLNYVLNNKGNETFHDLEVVNYKGKPYIEEEMEGLRFRIGPKSFYQTNSEGAHQLYKVAREFADLKGDELVYDLYTGAGTIASFVARQARKVIGVEYVEQAVADAHVNAEINNITNMEFFAGDMKDVLTAEFTAHHGRPDVLITDPPRAGMHEDVVKRLLELRAPRIVYISCNPATQARDLELLDAAYKVTRVQPVDMFPHTHHVENVVALELK, from the coding sequence ATGAAAAACATTCCCGCGGAGCTGCTCCGCAACGTCACCATCCAGGACATGGTGGCCGAAGGCAAGTGCCTGGTGCGCATCGAAAATCTGGTCATCTTCGTGTCGCAGGTCGCCCCCGGCGACGTGGTCGATTTGCGCGTCACCAAAGCCAAGAAGAATTTCCTGGAAGCCGTGCCCACGCACTTCCACGCCTACTCCGAGCTGCGCACCACGCCGTTTTGCCAGCACTTCGGCACCTGCGGGGGCTGCAAGTGGCAGCACCTGGGCTACGACTCGCAGCTGCGCTTCAAGCAGCAGCAGGTGGAAGACACCTTGCAGCGCATCGGCAAAGTGGCGCTGCCCGAAATCCAGCAGATTCTGCCCTCGCCCCAGCGCACCTACTACCGCAACAAGCTGGAGTACACCTTCAGCTTCATGGGCTGGCTGACGAACGAGCAAATCAACGACGATACCCAGCACTACGACCGCCGGGTGCTGGGCTTCCACACCCCGGCCCGCTTCGACAAGATAATCGACGTGCAGCACTGCCACCTGCAGCCCGAGCCGAGCAACGAAATCCGCCTCTTCATCCGCGACTACGCGCGGGAGCGGGACCTGCGTTTCGGCAACATCGTGCGCCAGACCGGCAACCTGCGCAACCTCATCATCCGCACGGCCCAGACCACCGGCGAAATCATGGTGATTTTGCAGTGCTACCTGCCCCACCACAGCATCGAGCCGCTGCTGGATGCCGTGTACGAGAAATTCCCGCAGATTACCTCGCTCAACTACGTCCTCAACAACAAGGGCAACGAAACCTTCCACGACCTGGAGGTGGTGAACTACAAGGGCAAGCCCTACATCGAGGAGGAAATGGAAGGCCTGCGCTTCCGCATCGGCCCCAAGTCCTTCTACCAAACCAACTCCGAAGGCGCCCACCAGCTCTACAAAGTGGCCCGCGAGTTTGCCGACCTCAAGGGCGACGAGCTGGTGTACGACCTCTACACCGGCGCCGGCACCATCGCCAGCTTCGTGGCCCGGCAGGCCCGCAAGGTCATCGGCGTCGAGTACGTGGAGCAGGCCGTGGCCGACGCCCACGTGAACGCCGAAATCAACAACATCACCAACATGGAGTTCTTTGCGGGCGACATGAAGGACGTGCTCACGGCCGAGTTCACCGCCCACCACGGCCGCCCCGACGTCCTCATTACCGACCCGCCACGCGCCGGCATGCACGAAGACGTGGTGAAGCGCCTGCTGGAGCTGCGCGCCCCCCGCATCGTGTACATCAGCTGCAACCCCGCCACCCAAGCCCGCGACCTGGAGCTGCTGGATGCCGCCTACAAAGTGACCCGCGTGCAGCCGGTGGACATGTTCCCGCACACCCACCACGTGGAGAATGTGGTGGCGCTGGAGTTGAAGTAG